The following are encoded together in the Cerasicoccus sp. TK19100 genome:
- a CDS encoding 6-phosphogluconolactonase produces MKTFETKLGQVHVLPKEALYVETMRLIKNTLKNANEEVVIGLTGGSTPRAFYEWAANHQALASTLKDRVVWATSDERCVPLNDDESNFGHADRGLLQPLGVTANYKMPWPVELAPEACADEFNHRWNERFGAHRGFDICFLGMGGDNHTASLFPHCPLIGGQRHENFAAVEWPGKGWRVTITPEGFSRCKQIVVTVRGDAKEEAIFQAFHGDFNPREKPVHLLRAHAHKVVWLLDPPAAEGLDLDMG; encoded by the coding sequence ATGAAGACCTTTGAAACCAAACTGGGTCAGGTTCACGTATTGCCTAAAGAGGCGCTCTACGTGGAGACGATGCGCCTGATTAAAAACACTCTCAAAAATGCCAATGAGGAGGTTGTCATCGGGCTGACCGGCGGCTCCACCCCGCGCGCCTTCTACGAGTGGGCGGCCAACCACCAGGCACTCGCCTCCACGCTGAAAGACCGCGTGGTCTGGGCGACCAGTGACGAGCGCTGCGTCCCTCTGAACGACGACGAGAGCAACTTTGGCCACGCCGACCGCGGCCTGCTGCAACCCCTGGGCGTGACCGCGAACTATAAAATGCCGTGGCCCGTCGAGCTCGCTCCCGAGGCCTGTGCCGACGAGTTTAACCACCGCTGGAACGAACGCTTCGGCGCGCACCGCGGGTTCGACATCTGCTTCCTCGGCATGGGTGGCGACAATCACACCGCTTCGCTATTTCCGCATTGCCCGTTGATCGGCGGCCAGCGCCACGAGAACTTCGCCGCCGTCGAATGGCCAGGCAAAGGCTGGCGCGTAACGATCACCCCCGAGGGCTTTTCCCGCTGCAAGCAGATCGTGGTCACCGTCCGCGGCGACGCCAAAGAGGAGGCAATCTTTCAAGCCTTCCATGGCGACTTCAACCCGCGCGAAAAACCCGTCCACCTCCTCCGCGCCCACGCCCACAAAGTCGTCTGGCTCCTCGACCCCCCCGCTGCCGAAGGGTTGGATTTGGATATGGGGTAA
- a CDS encoding alpha-ketoacid dehydrogenase subunit beta, with amino-acid sequence MPQITYRQAIKEALAEEIERDPNVFVMGEEVAQYNGAYKVTEGLWEKYGDKHLVDAPISEAGFIGLGIGASMLGMRPVMEFMFWSFCYVAFDQLLNNGSFCRYMSGGLMNVPIVVRGPANGGTNVGATHSHTPENLCANHPGIKVVCPSNAADAKGLMKTAIRDNDPVFVMENTVLYGQKWEVPEEEYLIPMGKANILKEGKDISLIAHGRAAITALEAAGKLAEEYDIDAEVLDLRSIRPLDVEAILATVKKTNRVVYVEENKPFASVGAQITSIIQEEAFDYLDAPILRVSTIDAPQIYSMPLEKIQIPDADRVVKKVLKIC; translated from the coding sequence ATGCCACAAATTACTTACCGCCAAGCCATCAAGGAAGCGCTCGCCGAAGAGATCGAGCGCGACCCGAATGTCTTCGTCATGGGCGAAGAAGTCGCCCAATACAACGGTGCCTACAAGGTCACCGAAGGCCTGTGGGAAAAATACGGGGACAAGCACCTCGTCGACGCCCCGATCAGCGAAGCCGGCTTCATCGGCCTGGGCATCGGTGCCTCGATGCTCGGCATGCGCCCCGTCATGGAGTTCATGTTCTGGAGCTTCTGCTACGTCGCCTTTGACCAGCTACTCAACAACGGCTCCTTCTGCCGTTACATGTCCGGTGGCCTGATGAATGTGCCCATCGTTGTCCGCGGTCCCGCCAACGGCGGCACCAATGTCGGCGCGACGCACTCCCACACGCCGGAAAACCTCTGCGCCAACCACCCGGGCATCAAGGTCGTCTGCCCCTCTAATGCAGCCGACGCCAAAGGCCTGATGAAGACCGCCATTCGCGACAACGACCCGGTCTTCGTCATGGAAAACACTGTGCTCTACGGCCAGAAGTGGGAAGTCCCCGAAGAGGAATACCTGATCCCGATGGGTAAGGCCAACATCCTCAAGGAAGGCAAAGACATCTCCCTGATCGCTCACGGACGCGCCGCGATCACCGCGCTCGAAGCCGCTGGCAAGCTGGCTGAGGAATACGACATCGACGCCGAGGTCCTCGACCTGCGCTCGATCCGCCCTCTCGACGTCGAGGCCATTCTCGCCACGGTCAAGAAGACCAACCGCGTCGTCTACGTGGAAGAGAACAAGCCCTTCGCCAGCGTAGGTGCCCAGATCACCAGCATCATCCAGGAAGAAGCGTTCGACTACCTCGACGCCCCGATCCTGCGCGTATCGACCATCGACGCGCCACAAATCTACTCCATGCCGCTGGAAAAAATCCAGATCCCCGACGCCGACCGCGTGGTCAAAAAGGTGCTCAAGATCTGCTAA
- the pdhA gene encoding pyruvate dehydrogenase (acetyl-transferring) E1 component subunit alpha, with translation MTAKKKTKSVKKAERWQDVDVHELAKLEINQRLTDEEKVRLYTDMVRIRRFEGRSLRSYQEGKIGGFLHLYEGQEACAVGTISLLGADDHVITAYRDHGHALAVGMSMNECMAEMYGKHTGCSKGKGGSMHFFAPDKNYWGGHGIVGGQIPLGTGIAFALKRQGKKGCCLAYMGDGAINQGAVHEAYNLAGLWDLPVIFIIENNAYSMGTSQARSSAYPECLAQRAEAYGMDWDTVNGNILYDVRAKTYEAIKRAHEESRPTVLEVFTYRYRGHSVADANHEKYRSKDEILDYKENKDPITLTRKQFIEEGVLTEESAKDIDKAAMEEATASAEFADKSPFPPATSILEDTYWSMDNKGQDPQIDELNQGRFIFEDGGVYDK, from the coding sequence GTGACCGCCAAAAAGAAAACCAAATCAGTAAAGAAAGCTGAGCGCTGGCAGGACGTCGACGTCCACGAGCTGGCCAAGCTGGAGATCAACCAACGCCTGACCGACGAAGAAAAAGTGCGTTTGTACACCGACATGGTGCGCATCCGACGCTTCGAGGGCCGTAGCCTCCGCTCCTACCAGGAGGGTAAAATCGGCGGTTTTCTCCACCTTTACGAAGGCCAGGAAGCTTGCGCCGTGGGCACCATTTCCCTGCTCGGCGCGGACGACCACGTCATCACTGCCTACCGTGACCATGGTCACGCGCTGGCCGTCGGCATGAGCATGAACGAGTGTATGGCGGAAATGTATGGCAAGCACACCGGTTGCTCCAAGGGCAAGGGCGGCTCCATGCACTTCTTCGCGCCGGACAAGAATTACTGGGGCGGCCACGGCATCGTCGGCGGCCAGATCCCGCTCGGCACCGGCATCGCCTTTGCACTGAAGCGCCAGGGTAAAAAAGGTTGCTGCCTCGCCTACATGGGTGATGGCGCGATCAACCAGGGCGCGGTCCACGAAGCCTACAACCTCGCCGGCCTGTGGGACTTGCCCGTGATTTTCATCATCGAAAACAATGCCTACTCCATGGGCACCAGCCAGGCCCGCTCCTCGGCTTATCCGGAATGCCTCGCCCAGCGCGCCGAAGCCTACGGCATGGATTGGGATACCGTCAACGGCAACATCCTTTACGACGTCCGCGCCAAGACCTACGAGGCCATCAAGCGCGCCCACGAGGAATCCCGCCCGACCGTCCTGGAAGTCTTTACCTACCGCTACCGCGGCCACTCCGTTGCTGACGCGAACCACGAAAAGTATCGCTCCAAGGACGAGATTCTGGATTACAAGGAGAACAAGGACCCAATCACCTTGACCCGCAAACAGTTCATCGAAGAGGGCGTCCTGACCGAAGAGTCGGCCAAGGACATCGACAAGGCCGCAATGGAAGAAGCCACTGCATCGGCCGAATTTGCCGATAAGTCCCCCTTCCCGCCCGCAACCTCCATCCTCGAAGATACCTACTGGAGCATGGACAACAAGGGCCAGGACCCGCAAATCGACGAACTCAACCAAGGCCGGTTCATTTTCGAAGACGGCGGAGTCTACGACAAGTAA
- a CDS encoding NUDIX hydrolase: MEITANQLPFKISVLVFLRGNDGRLLLIERRKAPNYGCWSPIGGKLEMALGESPFECAVREVEEEVRLKITTNDLHLFGYVSEKGFEGNGHWLMFLFDCKKPIPALPAEIDEGQFAFYTREEINDLAIPPTDHQLVWPYYDSHRERFIALRADCHPDRDLEIVVEQSL; this comes from the coding sequence GTGGAAATTACCGCCAACCAACTGCCTTTTAAAATCAGCGTGCTCGTTTTCCTGCGGGGAAATGACGGCCGCCTGCTGCTCATCGAGCGCCGCAAAGCGCCCAACTACGGTTGCTGGAGCCCTATCGGTGGTAAGCTGGAGATGGCCTTGGGCGAGTCCCCCTTCGAATGCGCGGTGCGCGAAGTCGAGGAGGAAGTCCGCCTGAAAATCACGACCAACGACCTGCATTTATTCGGTTACGTTTCAGAAAAAGGCTTCGAGGGCAACGGCCACTGGCTCATGTTTCTCTTTGATTGCAAGAAGCCCATCCCTGCCCTGCCCGCCGAAATCGATGAGGGCCAGTTCGCTTTTTACACACGTGAGGAAATTAATGACCTTGCGATTCCACCAACGGACCACCAGCTCGTCTGGCCGTATTACGACTCCCACCGCGAGCGCTTCATTGCGCTGCGCGCTGATTGCCATCCCGACCGGGATTTAGAAATTGTGGTTGAACAATCCCTGTAG